A region of Kineococcus rhizosphaerae DNA encodes the following proteins:
- a CDS encoding ROK family transcriptional regulator yields MGEVVAGARGRGTEDVRRHNLAALLGLVHAGGATTRAEVTRQLELNRSTIGGLVGTLVEAGLVVERLPAADATSGRVGRPSLEVRAREGGAEVLAGYVDVHELQVLRVGLGGTVAGRRTIALASPPDPETAADLFADTAADLLAVGPPDVVVGVGLAVPGTVRTEDGSVAYAPNLGWDDAPFGDRAAKSLTERTGRRVRVDVANDADLGLLAEHRRGAAVGLTDVVYLCGTYGLGGGVLTGGHPLTGKRGFAGEVGHMGVDPDGRPCRCGSRGCWESETLASAWAQPFDLDENAADIVDLVLQRLGSGGVVSRRTRDKLSRAFARGLANMVHLFDPQAIVLGDGLWRDLWPALADDVLPWVDRFVMPAMRAGVEVRGSALGRDSTVLGAAELAFAPLLDDPLGVLAGQASSQSPARSS; encoded by the coding sequence GTGGGCGAGGTGGTGGCGGGCGCGCGGGGACGCGGGACGGAGGACGTGCGGCGGCACAACCTCGCCGCCCTCCTCGGCCTCGTCCACGCCGGCGGCGCCACCACCCGCGCCGAGGTGACCCGGCAGCTGGAGCTGAACCGCTCGACGATCGGCGGCCTCGTCGGGACCCTCGTCGAGGCCGGCCTCGTCGTCGAGCGGCTGCCGGCCGCCGACGCCACCTCCGGCCGGGTGGGACGGCCGTCGCTGGAGGTCCGGGCCCGCGAGGGCGGGGCGGAGGTGCTCGCGGGGTACGTCGACGTCCACGAGCTGCAAGTGCTGCGCGTGGGCCTGGGCGGCACCGTCGCGGGCCGGCGCACGATCGCCCTGGCCTCGCCGCCGGACCCCGAGACGGCGGCCGACCTGTTCGCCGACACCGCCGCGGACCTGCTCGCCGTCGGGCCCCCCGACGTCGTCGTGGGGGTCGGGCTGGCGGTGCCCGGCACCGTCCGCACCGAGGACGGCAGCGTCGCCTACGCCCCGAACCTCGGCTGGGACGACGCCCCGTTCGGCGACCGCGCGGCGAAGTCGCTGACCGAGCGGACCGGCCGCCGGGTGCGCGTCGACGTCGCCAACGACGCCGACCTCGGGCTGCTCGCCGAACACCGGCGGGGCGCGGCGGTGGGGCTGACCGACGTCGTCTACCTCTGCGGCACCTACGGCCTCGGCGGCGGCGTCCTCACCGGCGGCCACCCGCTGACGGGCAAGCGGGGTTTCGCGGGCGAGGTCGGGCACATGGGCGTCGACCCCGACGGCCGTCCCTGCCGCTGCGGCAGCCGGGGGTGCTGGGAGAGCGAGACCCTGGCCTCGGCGTGGGCCCAGCCCTTCGACCTCGACGAGAACGCGGCCGACATCGTCGACCTCGTGCTGCAGCGGCTGGGCTCGGGCGGGGTCGTCTCGCGCCGCACGCGCGACAAGCTGTCCCGCGCCTTCGCGCGGGGGCTGGCGAACATGGTCCACCTGTTCGACCCGCAGGCCATCGTCCTCGGCGACGGGTTGTGGCGGGACCTGTGGCCCGCGCTGGCCGACGACGTGCTGCCGTGGGTGGACCGGTTCGTGATGCCCGCCATGCGGGCCGGGGTCGAGGTGCGCGGTTCGGCGCTGGGCCGCGACTCGACGGTCCTGGGCGCGGCGGAACTGGCGTTCGCGCCGCTGCTGGACGACCCGCTGGGAGTGCTCGCCGGTCAGGCGTCCTCTCAGTCGCCCGCCCGGTCGTCGTGA
- a CDS encoding UBP-type zinc finger domain-containing protein encodes MVDQIEPSAAPSGPGCADCDAAQPQGWWFHLRRCAACGHVGCCDSSPGQHARAHAASSGHGVVRSYEPGEEWFYDFASDETYAGGPDLAPPLHHPEDQPAPGPAGRVPANWTRLLH; translated from the coding sequence ATGGTGGACCAGATCGAGCCGAGCGCCGCCCCGAGCGGCCCCGGCTGCGCCGACTGCGACGCGGCGCAGCCGCAGGGCTGGTGGTTCCACCTGCGCCGTTGCGCCGCGTGCGGGCACGTCGGCTGCTGCGACTCCTCGCCCGGCCAGCACGCCCGGGCCCACGCCGCGAGTTCCGGTCACGGCGTCGTGCGCAGCTACGAGCCGGGGGAGGAGTGGTTCTACGACTTCGCGTCCGACGAGACGTACGCGGGCGGCCCCGACCTCGCCCCGCCGCTGCACCACCCCGAGGACCAGCCGGCCCCCGGCCCCGCCGGTCGCGTGCCCGCGAACTGGACGCGCCTGCTGCACTAG
- a CDS encoding uracil-xanthine permease family protein: MAGSGWRVHGDGRAVSPGEVVAPDERLAWPRTVGIGLQHVVAMFGSTVLVPALTGFPVATTLFFSAVGTALFLLITRNRLPSYLGSSFAFIAPILASSAGSATGGILVTGLLLAVVGLVVHLAGSRWIDLVMPPVVTGTIVALIGLNLAPAAWGTTETSGFRADPVTAVVTLLAIALTSVLFRGLLGRLAILVGVVVGYAFAAVRGLVSFDAVEQASWVGLPTFTAPRVDVSDLALFLPVVFVLVAENVGHVKSVAAMTGRDMDPLAGRALLADGLATTLAGLGGGSGTTTYAENIGVMAATKVYSTAAYWVAAAAALVLSFSPKFGALVGSIPPGVLGGAATLLYGMIGVLGARIWVQNKVDFSDPVNLTTAAVALIVGIANYTFTTSGGLTFAGIALGTVAAIVTYHLMRVVGRARGTVSV; this comes from the coding sequence GTGGCGGGTTCGGGTTGGCGAGTGCACGGTGACGGACGGGCGGTCTCGCCGGGCGAGGTGGTCGCCCCCGACGAGCGGCTCGCGTGGCCGCGCACGGTGGGCATCGGGCTGCAGCACGTCGTCGCCATGTTCGGCTCGACGGTCCTCGTCCCGGCGCTGACGGGTTTCCCCGTCGCCACGACGCTGTTCTTCTCCGCGGTCGGCACCGCGCTGTTCCTGCTCATCACCCGCAACCGGCTGCCGAGCTACCTCGGGTCCTCGTTCGCGTTCATCGCGCCGATCCTGGCCAGCTCCGCCGGGTCGGCCACGGGCGGGATCCTCGTCACCGGTCTGCTGCTGGCGGTCGTCGGGCTCGTCGTCCACCTCGCCGGGTCGCGGTGGATCGACCTCGTCATGCCGCCCGTCGTGACCGGCACCATCGTCGCGCTCATCGGGCTCAACCTGGCACCCGCGGCGTGGGGGACGACCGAGACCTCCGGCTTCCGGGCCGACCCGGTCACGGCCGTCGTCACCCTGCTCGCCATCGCGCTCACCAGCGTGCTGTTCCGGGGGCTGCTGGGCCGGCTCGCGATCCTCGTCGGCGTCGTCGTGGGGTACGCCTTCGCCGCGGTGCGGGGGCTGGTGTCCTTCGACGCCGTGGAGCAGGCCTCGTGGGTCGGGCTGCCGACGTTCACCGCGCCCCGCGTGGACGTCTCCGACCTCGCGCTCTTCCTGCCCGTCGTGTTCGTCCTCGTCGCCGAGAACGTCGGGCACGTGAAGTCGGTCGCGGCCATGACGGGCCGGGACATGGACCCGCTCGCCGGCCGGGCGCTGCTGGCCGACGGCCTGGCCACGACCCTCGCCGGTCTCGGCGGGGGCTCGGGGACCACGACCTACGCCGAGAACATCGGCGTCATGGCCGCGACGAAGGTCTACTCGACGGCCGCCTACTGGGTGGCCGCCGCCGCGGCGCTCGTCCTGTCCTTCTCGCCCAAGTTCGGCGCGCTCGTCGGGTCCATCCCCCCGGGCGTGCTCGGCGGCGCCGCGACCCTGCTCTACGGGATGATCGGCGTCCTCGGCGCCCGGATCTGGGTGCAGAACAAGGTCGACTTCTCCGACCCGGTGAACCTCACGACGGCCGCCGTCGCGCTCATCGTGGGCATCGCGAACTACACGTTCACCACCTCGGGCGGGCTGACGTTCGCCGGCATCGCGCTCGGGACGGTCGCGGCGATCGTCACCTACCACCTCATGCGGGTCGTGGGCCGGGCGCGGGGGACCGTCAGCGTCTGA
- a CDS encoding sugar ABC transporter substrate-binding protein, giving the protein MRVRSSVLLASGVAGLLLVSACGSGGDTGTSSDGASSGSKGGAAEVGVILPDTKSSARWESFDRPLLQKAFEAAGVKADIQNAQGDASNMQTIADQMLTEGVKVLAIVNLDSDSGAAIEAKAKKQGVQTIDYDRLTLGGSADYYVSFDNTKVGQEQGQGLAGCLGGGDKNIVYLNGSPTDNNATQFSKGAHSVLDPMTNYKVVAEQSVPDWDNQQAATIFEQMLTQQGGKIDGVLAANDGLGNAAISILAKNGLAGKVPVTGQDATTQGLQNILAKTQCMTVYKPVDQEAKALSDIAIALIKGDTPKTTGTVEDTTGKRDVKSILLDPQLITRDKVKSVVDAGFVKASDVCTGDFAADCTELGIS; this is encoded by the coding sequence ATGCGCGTTCGATCCTCCGTCCTGCTCGCGTCCGGCGTCGCCGGCCTGCTCCTCGTGTCGGCCTGCGGCAGCGGCGGCGACACGGGAACCTCCAGCGACGGCGCCAGCAGCGGCAGCAAGGGGGGTGCCGCCGAGGTCGGCGTCATCCTGCCCGACACGAAGTCCTCGGCCCGGTGGGAGTCCTTCGACCGCCCGCTCCTGCAGAAGGCGTTCGAGGCGGCCGGCGTGAAGGCCGACATCCAGAACGCCCAGGGCGACGCGTCGAACATGCAGACCATCGCCGACCAGATGCTCACCGAGGGCGTCAAGGTCCTGGCCATCGTCAACCTCGACTCCGACTCCGGCGCCGCGATCGAGGCCAAGGCCAAGAAGCAGGGCGTCCAGACCATCGACTACGACCGCCTCACCCTGGGCGGTTCGGCCGACTACTACGTCTCCTTCGACAACACCAAGGTCGGCCAGGAGCAGGGCCAGGGCCTGGCCGGGTGCCTGGGCGGGGGCGACAAGAACATCGTCTACCTCAACGGCTCCCCCACCGACAACAACGCCACCCAGTTCTCCAAGGGCGCCCACAGCGTCCTGGACCCGATGACCAACTACAAGGTCGTCGCCGAGCAGTCCGTGCCCGACTGGGACAACCAGCAGGCCGCCACCATCTTCGAGCAGATGCTGACCCAGCAGGGCGGCAAGATCGACGGCGTCCTCGCCGCCAACGACGGCCTCGGCAACGCCGCGATCTCCATCCTCGCCAAGAACGGTCTGGCCGGGAAGGTCCCGGTGACCGGCCAGGACGCCACCACCCAGGGTCTGCAGAACATCCTCGCCAAGACCCAGTGCATGACCGTCTACAAGCCCGTCGACCAGGAGGCCAAGGCCCTGTCCGACATCGCGATCGCGCTCATCAAGGGCGACACGCCCAAGACGACCGGGACCGTCGAGGACACCACCGGCAAGCGCGACGTGAAGTCCATCCTGCTCGACCCGCAGCTCATCACCCGCGACAAGGTCAAGAGCGTCGTCGACGCCGGTTTCGTCAAGGCGAGCGACGTGTGCACCGGAGACTTCGCCGCCGACTGCACCGAACTCGGCATCTCCTGA
- a CDS encoding dihydrofolate reductase family protein — protein MRAVTCSLAVSIDGFVAGPDGDFDWADPDEELFRFATDEVRGLGVHLLGRRLHEAMLYWQDPPEPLGALEQEFARVWNALPKVVFSSTLTHVDAPARLATGSLAEEVAGLREQDGPGNVGIGGATLAVAAAEADLIDEYRLRVYPVLTGGGTPLFPADGRRRDFTLRQARTFASGVQFLHYVRR, from the coding sequence GTGCGCGCCGTGACCTGTTCCCTGGCCGTCTCGATCGACGGCTTCGTCGCCGGCCCGGACGGCGACTTCGACTGGGCCGACCCGGACGAGGAGTTGTTCCGCTTCGCCACCGACGAGGTGCGGGGCCTGGGCGTCCACCTGCTCGGCCGCCGCCTGCACGAGGCGATGCTCTACTGGCAGGACCCGCCCGAGCCGCTGGGCGCGCTGGAGCAGGAGTTCGCCCGGGTCTGGAACGCGCTGCCGAAGGTGGTGTTCTCCTCCACGCTCACGCACGTCGACGCCCCCGCCCGGCTGGCCACCGGCTCCCTGGCCGAGGAGGTCGCCGGGCTGCGGGAGCAGGACGGCCCCGGGAACGTCGGGATCGGCGGCGCCACCCTCGCGGTCGCCGCGGCCGAGGCGGACCTGATCGACGAGTACCGGCTGCGTGTCTACCCGGTGCTCACCGGCGGGGGAACGCCCTTGTTCCCCGCCGACGGCCGGCGCCGGGACTTCACGCTCAGGCAGGCGCGCACGTTCGCCTCGGGCGTGCAGTTCCTGCACTACGTCAGACGTTGA
- a CDS encoding FAD-dependent oxidoreductase, translating to MAAPGEEQRPVLLTVDDDPAVSRAVARDLRRRYGKDYRVLRAESGPDALGALREVKLRGEAVAAVLADYRMPQMDGVELLEAAMDLFPSARRVLLTAYADTSAAIRAINDVDLDHYLLKPWNPPEEKLYPVLDGLLERWNAEPVRAPDEVVVIGDRWSARSFAVRDFLARNEVPYRWLLAGQPEADRLLSAAGSTQLPVVLAPVDGACPEVLVDPDDVTLADHVGLRTRPQREFYDLTIVGGGPAGLGAAVYGASEGLRTVLVEQHATGGQAGQSSRIENYLGFPDGLSGAQLADRARRQVAKFGAETLTARTVTGLEAAGGARVVRFSDGTSVAAHTVLLATGVSYRTLEGPGLAEFTGRGVYYGAALSEVSACADEDVFVVGAANSAGQSAVNLARSARTVTMLVRGTSLEASMSAYLVDQIAALPNIRVRLCTEVTAARGSDRLECITLRDKESGLETTVDAHHVFVFIGAAPRTAWLDGSVRRDDHGFVLAGPDLVVDGERPPGWTPARDPYHLETSMPGVFVAGDARADSVKRVASAVGEGAMAVMLVHRYLAQQ from the coding sequence GTGGCGGCTCCAGGTGAGGAACAGCGACCGGTCCTGCTGACGGTCGACGACGACCCGGCCGTGTCCCGTGCTGTGGCCCGGGACCTGCGTCGCCGCTACGGCAAGGACTACCGCGTCCTGCGCGCCGAGTCCGGTCCGGACGCCCTGGGGGCGCTGCGCGAGGTGAAGCTGCGCGGGGAGGCCGTCGCGGCCGTCCTCGCCGACTACCGCATGCCGCAGATGGACGGGGTCGAGCTCCTCGAGGCCGCGATGGACCTGTTCCCGTCCGCGCGCCGGGTCCTGCTGACGGCCTACGCCGACACGTCCGCCGCGATCCGCGCCATCAACGACGTCGACCTCGACCACTACCTCCTCAAACCCTGGAACCCGCCGGAGGAGAAGCTCTACCCCGTCCTCGACGGCCTCCTCGAACGCTGGAACGCCGAACCGGTCCGTGCGCCGGACGAGGTCGTCGTCATCGGGGACCGGTGGTCGGCGCGCTCGTTCGCGGTGCGCGACTTCCTGGCCCGCAACGAGGTCCCCTACCGCTGGTTGCTCGCCGGGCAGCCCGAGGCCGACCGCCTGCTGAGCGCCGCGGGGTCCACGCAGCTGCCCGTCGTCCTGGCCCCGGTCGACGGGGCCTGCCCGGAGGTGCTCGTCGACCCCGACGACGTCACGCTCGCCGACCACGTCGGGCTCAGGACGCGCCCGCAGCGGGAGTTCTACGACCTCACCATCGTCGGCGGCGGCCCGGCCGGGCTCGGCGCCGCGGTCTACGGCGCCTCGGAGGGGCTGCGGACCGTCCTGGTCGAGCAGCACGCGACGGGCGGGCAAGCGGGCCAGAGCTCGCGCATCGAGAACTACCTGGGGTTCCCCGACGGGCTGTCCGGGGCGCAGCTGGCCGACCGGGCCCGGCGCCAGGTCGCCAAGTTCGGCGCCGAGACGCTCACCGCGCGCACGGTGACGGGGCTGGAGGCCGCCGGGGGCGCGCGGGTCGTCCGGTTCTCCGACGGGACCAGCGTCGCCGCGCACACCGTGCTGCTGGCCACGGGCGTCTCCTACCGCACGCTGGAGGGGCCGGGCCTGGCCGAGTTCACGGGCCGCGGCGTCTACTACGGCGCCGCCCTCAGCGAGGTCTCCGCCTGCGCCGACGAGGACGTGTTCGTCGTCGGGGCCGCGAACTCCGCCGGGCAGTCGGCCGTGAACCTCGCGCGGTCCGCGCGCACCGTCACGATGCTGGTGCGGGGCACCTCGCTGGAAGCCTCGATGTCGGCGTACCTCGTCGACCAGATCGCCGCCCTGCCGAACATCCGCGTGCGCCTGTGCACCGAGGTGACCGCGGCGCGCGGTTCCGACCGGCTGGAGTGCATCACGCTGCGGGACAAGGAGTCCGGTCTGGAGACCACGGTGGACGCCCACCACGTCTTCGTGTTCATCGGCGCCGCCCCCCGCACGGCGTGGCTCGACGGGTCCGTGCGCCGCGACGACCACGGCTTCGTCCTGGCCGGTCCCGACCTCGTCGTCGACGGCGAGCGGCCGCCGGGGTGGACGCCCGCGCGCGACCCCTACCACCTGGAGACGTCGATGCCCGGGGTGTTCGTCGCCGGGGACGCCCGCGCGGACTCGGTCAAGCGGGTCGCCTCCGCCGTGGGGGAGGGCGCGATGGCCGTCATGCTCGTCCACCGCTACCTCGCGCAGCAGTGA
- a CDS encoding ATP-binding cassette domain-containing protein, translating to MTDATGPGAAPLLSLRGIDKSFGAVQVLHGVDLDVRAGEVTALVGDNGAGKSTLVKCIAGIYTIDAGEYRFEGRDVHITGPRDTAELGIEVVYQDLALCDNLDIVQNMFLGREKRRGILLDEPTMEELARQTLASLSVRTVRSVRQQVSSLSGGQRQTVAIAKAVLWNSRVVLLDEPTAALGVAQTRQVLDLVRRLADNGLGVVLISHNLSDVFEVADNITALYLGRSAATVRTRDVTSSQVVELITTGRSGDLGLAPATASAPV from the coding sequence ATGACTGACGCAACCGGTCCCGGCGCAGCCCCCCTGCTGTCGCTGCGCGGGATCGACAAGAGCTTCGGCGCGGTCCAGGTCCTGCACGGCGTCGACCTCGACGTCCGCGCCGGCGAGGTCACCGCGCTCGTCGGCGACAACGGCGCCGGCAAGTCCACGCTCGTGAAGTGCATCGCGGGCATCTACACCATCGACGCCGGCGAGTACCGGTTCGAGGGCCGCGACGTGCACATCACCGGCCCGCGCGACACCGCGGAACTGGGCATCGAGGTCGTGTACCAGGACCTCGCGCTGTGCGACAACCTCGACATCGTCCAGAACATGTTCCTGGGCCGCGAGAAGCGCCGCGGCATCCTGCTCGACGAACCCACGATGGAGGAACTGGCCCGCCAGACCCTGGCGAGCCTGTCCGTCCGCACGGTGCGCTCGGTGCGTCAGCAGGTCTCCAGCCTGTCCGGCGGTCAGCGCCAGACCGTCGCCATCGCCAAGGCCGTCCTGTGGAACTCCCGGGTGGTCCTGCTCGACGAACCCACCGCCGCCCTCGGCGTGGCCCAGACCCGTCAGGTCCTCGACCTCGTGCGCCGCCTCGCCGACAACGGCCTGGGCGTCGTCCTCATCTCGCACAACCTCAGCGACGTCTTCGAGGTCGCCGACAACATCACCGCCCTGTACCTGGGCCGCTCCGCCGCGACGGTGAGGACCCGCGACGTCACGAGCAGCCAGGTCGTCGAACTCATCACCACGGGACGCTCGGGCGACCTCGGCCTGGCCCCGGCCACCGCGTCGGCCCCGGTCTGA
- a CDS encoding potassium channel family protein, with product MVDRDARLRLPAGRPVSPLRAIALRLGLALLLVVVCWAVVVLERDGYRDGADGTLSVLDALYYTTVTLSTTGYGDIVPVTDGARLVNALFVTPVRILFVVILVGTTIQALTERSRKEFRLARWRARMHDHVLVLGYGTKGRNAVRELRLKGTPPDRILVVDRNPGATADASRDGYLCVTGDVTRSDTFVTALAERARTVVVAVDRDDTAILATLALRRLNPRATVVATAREVEHADLLRQSGADSVVVTSETTGRLLGLAAGSPASVEVVEDLVSFGTGLDLTERVVEAGEVGAAPGSLGFPVLAVVREGRTLLFHEVAALQHGDRLLLVTGRS from the coding sequence GTGGTCGATCGCGACGCGCGCCTGCGCCTGCCCGCCGGGCGACCGGTCTCGCCCCTGCGCGCCATCGCGCTGCGGCTCGGGCTCGCCCTGCTGCTCGTGGTGGTCTGCTGGGCCGTCGTCGTCCTCGAGCGCGACGGGTACCGCGACGGGGCCGACGGGACGCTGTCGGTGCTGGACGCGCTCTACTACACGACGGTGACGCTCTCCACGACCGGCTACGGCGACATCGTCCCCGTCACCGACGGCGCGCGGCTCGTCAACGCCCTGTTCGTCACGCCGGTGCGGATCCTCTTCGTCGTGATCCTCGTCGGCACCACCATCCAGGCGCTCACCGAGCGCTCCCGCAAGGAGTTCCGCCTCGCGCGCTGGAGGGCCCGCATGCACGACCACGTCCTGGTCCTGGGGTACGGCACGAAGGGCCGCAACGCGGTCCGGGAGCTGCGCCTGAAGGGGACCCCGCCCGACCGGATCCTCGTCGTGGACCGCAACCCCGGGGCGACCGCCGACGCCTCCCGCGACGGCTACCTGTGCGTGACGGGCGACGTGACGCGCTCGGACACGTTCGTCACGGCGCTGGCCGAGCGGGCGCGCACGGTCGTCGTGGCCGTCGACCGCGACGACACGGCCATCCTGGCCACCCTCGCCCTGCGCCGCCTCAACCCGCGCGCCACGGTCGTGGCCACGGCCCGCGAGGTCGAGCACGCGGACCTGCTGCGCCAGTCCGGGGCGGACTCGGTGGTGGTGACCTCGGAGACGACGGGACGGCTGCTGGGCCTGGCCGCGGGCAGCCCGGCGTCCGTGGAGGTCGTCGAGGACCTCGTGTCCTTCGGCACCGGCCTGGACCTGACCGAGCGGGTGGTCGAGGCCGGGGAGGTGGGGGCGGCGCCGGGGTCTCTGGGCTTCCCCGTGCTGGCGGTCGTGCGGGAGGGTCGGACCCTGCTGTTCCACGAGGTCGCGGCGCTGCAGCACGGGGACCGGCTGCTGCTCGTCACCGGCCGGAGCTGA
- a CDS encoding sensor histidine kinase, whose amino-acid sequence MSPSVTPDELRTLFLFEGLSDAQVRKLADSGDVVHAEPGWLYREGDAATCFYVLLDGHVSLHHQGGGDDLEIGRTRQRGVYAGAWEAYLGDGAPAGYTSSLRVLEPSEFFVLPAATFGRVVREWFPMAVHLLEGTRIGLTQAQKLTSERERLLALGSLTAGLTHELGNPAAALARTLAQLQEELRSLEGSVARLAPGLPEVPAAGSAVVPGDPLRRNEAEDALVDALDELGVEDPEDLAPVLVEHGLAAADLPTDPGTVTWFARTVAVRSLVAEAAAASGRISALLASAGNYAQLDRAPERWVDVRELLDAAISMLGAGAGRAVGNSRVATEYADVPQVLGHTGELVQVWTNLLDNALDALGEEGGTVTVRVHPDADGVCVEVADDGPGVPPEVLPRIFEPFVTTKDVGQGTGLGLDIAWRVVVHRHRGRLSVDSVPGNTVFRVWLPVEPQED is encoded by the coding sequence GTGAGCCCGTCCGTGACCCCCGACGAACTGCGCACCCTGTTCCTCTTCGAGGGGCTGTCGGACGCCCAGGTGCGCAAGCTCGCCGACAGCGGCGACGTGGTCCACGCCGAACCCGGCTGGCTCTACCGCGAGGGTGACGCCGCGACGTGCTTCTACGTGCTGCTCGACGGGCACGTGAGCCTGCACCACCAGGGCGGCGGGGACGACCTGGAGATCGGCCGCACGCGCCAGCGCGGCGTCTACGCCGGCGCGTGGGAGGCGTACCTGGGCGACGGCGCCCCCGCCGGGTACACCTCCTCGCTGCGCGTCCTGGAACCGTCGGAGTTCTTCGTCCTGCCGGCGGCGACGTTCGGGCGGGTCGTCCGCGAGTGGTTCCCGATGGCCGTGCACCTGCTCGAGGGCACCCGCATCGGGCTGACGCAGGCCCAGAAGCTCACCAGCGAACGTGAACGCCTGCTGGCCCTGGGGTCGCTGACCGCGGGACTCACCCACGAGCTGGGGAACCCGGCCGCGGCCCTGGCCCGCACGCTCGCGCAGCTGCAGGAGGAACTGCGCTCGCTGGAGGGTTCCGTGGCGCGGCTGGCCCCCGGGCTGCCCGAGGTGCCCGCCGCGGGGTCGGCTGTCGTTCCTGGTGACCCGTTGCGCCGCAACGAGGCCGAGGACGCCCTGGTCGACGCCCTCGACGAGCTGGGCGTCGAGGACCCGGAGGACCTCGCCCCCGTCCTCGTCGAGCACGGGCTGGCCGCCGCGGACCTGCCCACCGATCCCGGCACCGTGACGTGGTTCGCGCGGACCGTCGCCGTCCGCTCGCTCGTCGCCGAGGCGGCGGCCGCGTCGGGGCGGATCAGCGCGCTGCTGGCCTCGGCCGGGAACTACGCCCAGCTGGACCGGGCGCCCGAACGGTGGGTCGACGTCCGCGAACTGCTGGACGCCGCGATCTCGATGCTCGGCGCGGGCGCCGGGCGCGCCGTCGGCAACTCCCGCGTCGCCACCGAGTACGCCGACGTGCCGCAGGTCCTGGGGCACACGGGCGAACTGGTCCAGGTGTGGACGAACCTGCTCGACAACGCGCTCGACGCCCTGGGGGAGGAGGGCGGCACCGTGACCGTCCGGGTCCACCCGGACGCCGACGGGGTGTGCGTCGAGGTCGCCGACGACGGCCCCGGCGTCCCGCCCGAGGTCCTGCCGCGCATCTTCGAGCCGTTCGTCACGACCAAGGACGTCGGGCAGGGCACGGGGCTGGGGCTCGACATCGCCTGGCGCGTCGTCGTGCACCGCCACCGCGGCCGGCTCAGCGTCGACAGCGTGCCCGGGAACACCGTGTTCCGGGTGTGGTTGCCCGTAGAACCCCAGGAGGACTGA
- a CDS encoding sugar ABC transporter permease, translating into MSTTPGDGSGTTQFTQPETSEAERIRELARATAQGGSPLEHAAPEPTFREGVQAYVARLRGGDIGSLPAIAGLVVLFVLFSALRPDTFPTPGNIANLLVQASSIIVLAMGLTFVLLLGDIDLSAGVAGAASAAVMAIALRDGGVNWLVGLLAALLTGLVLGTLIGLLVSRVGIPSFVVTLAFFLGIQGITLRLIGEGGTIAVRNETIVAIANSNMPVGLGWALTILAVVAFAAVSLGRWAGQRRRGLSRDNLGVVVARLVVVAVLLVVVTAILSQNRARVASIHLAGIPYSVPIIAVLLVLLTIVLGRTTYGRHVYAVGGNPEAARRAGISVRGIRISVFMIGSTLAALSGVIDASRLNSVAPGSGGANTLLLGVGAAVIGGTSLFGGKGRVSNAVIGGLVIAAIANGLGLLNQAQYVNYLVTGAVLLLAATVDAVSRRRRASSAV; encoded by the coding sequence ATGTCGACCACTCCCGGAGACGGTTCGGGAACGACCCAGTTCACCCAGCCCGAGACCAGCGAGGCCGAGCGCATCCGCGAACTCGCCCGCGCCACCGCGCAGGGCGGCAGCCCCCTGGAGCACGCCGCCCCCGAACCCACGTTCCGCGAGGGCGTCCAGGCCTACGTCGCCCGCCTGCGCGGCGGCGACATCGGGTCCCTGCCGGCCATCGCCGGTCTCGTCGTGCTGTTCGTGCTGTTCTCCGCGCTGCGGCCGGACACCTTCCCCACCCCCGGGAACATCGCCAACCTGCTCGTCCAGGCGTCCTCGATCATCGTGCTCGCGATGGGCCTGACGTTCGTCCTGCTGCTCGGCGACATCGACCTGTCCGCCGGTGTCGCGGGCGCCGCCTCGGCGGCCGTCATGGCCATCGCGCTGCGCGACGGCGGCGTCAACTGGCTCGTCGGCCTGCTCGCCGCGCTGCTCACGGGCCTGGTGCTCGGGACCCTCATCGGGTTGCTCGTCTCCCGGGTGGGGATCCCCTCGTTCGTCGTGACCCTGGCGTTCTTCCTCGGCATCCAGGGCATCACGCTGCGCCTCATCGGCGAGGGCGGCACCATCGCCGTCCGCAACGAGACCATCGTCGCGATCGCGAACTCGAACATGCCCGTCGGGCTGGGCTGGGCCCTGACGATCCTGGCCGTCGTGGCCTTCGCGGCCGTCAGCCTGGGCCGCTGGGCCGGTCAGCGCCGCCGCGGGCTGTCCCGCGACAACCTCGGCGTCGTCGTCGCGCGGCTCGTCGTCGTCGCCGTGCTGCTGGTCGTCGTGACGGCGATCCTCAGCCAGAACCGCGCCCGCGTGGCCAGCATCCACCTGGCCGGGATCCCCTACTCGGTGCCGATCATCGCCGTGCTGCTCGTCCTGCTGACGATCGTCCTGGGCCGCACCACGTACGGCCGGCACGTGTACGCCGTCGGCGGCAACCCCGAAGCCGCGCGCCGCGCGGGCATCTCGGTCCGCGGGATCCGCATCTCGGTGTTCATGATCGGCTCGACGCTGGCCGCGCTGTCCGGCGTCATCGACGCCTCGCGGCTGAACTCCGTCGCCCCCGGGTCCGGTGGCGCGAACACGCTGCTGCTCGGCGTGGGCGCCGCGGTCATCGGCGGCACCAGCCTCTTCGGCGGCAAGGGGCGCGTCTCGAACGCCGTCATCGGTGGTCTGGTCATCGCCGCCATCGCCAACGGCCTGGGCCTGCTCAACCAGGCCCAGTACGTGAACTACCTCGTCACGGGCGCGGTGCTGCTGCTGGCCGCCACCGTCGACGCCGTCTCGCGCCGTCGCCGGGCGTCCTCGGCGGTCTGA